A single genomic interval of Spinacia oleracea cultivar Varoflay chromosome 6, BTI_SOV_V1, whole genome shotgun sequence harbors:
- the LOC110796081 gene encoding protein FANTASTIC FOUR 3, whose amino-acid sequence MATCGSLRHIFENTIVPENNHSSSSTSTSSLIDSLSPWNHIKTIKPHPDHSFTEIFGELHFKETHPNPTSSSLSSFFPPPSLSSSSSVPAAFPIDLVNSGSSVIDKQQDEKSYSSNDGYSRAPYHRKSESFSSLNSDSLQLCTEGLGSESLGDVEDLLMEVQNTKSHDDEKVLVRRHSSDCYCRKMRVNEKTMFPPPIPYIGQAGKPSVSFQSYRQDGRFVLKEVRIPTHECLQASREDGRLRLSIVQPGNDEEEEEEEEEDDEDDDDIAADDDDIVVEGDDGGEGEMDDIERIEDGVEEETQIRDGVKGGR is encoded by the coding sequence ATGGCAACCTGTGGAAGCTTAAGACACATCTTTGAGAACACAATTGTACCAGAAAACAACCACTCCTCTTCCTCTACCTCTACCTCTTCCTTGATAGACTCTCTCTCTCCTTGGAATCATATCAAAACTATCAAACCACATCCTGATCACTCTTTCACTGAGATTTTCGGCGAGCTTCATTTCAAAGAAACCCATCCCAACCCCACATCGTCATCACTGTCGTCGTTTTTCCCACCACCGTCGTTgtcctcatcatcatcagtaCCAGCAGCATTTCCTATTGACTTAGTTAATTCAGGTAGTTCTGTTATAGACAAACAGCAGGATGAGAAGAGTTATTCGTCTAATGATGGGTATTCGCGAGCACCATACCATCGGAAGAGCGAAAGTTTCTCGTCTCTGAACTCTGACAGCCTGCAGTTGTGCACTGAAGGGCTCGGTTCTGAGAGCTTGGGTGATGTGGAAGATTTGTTAATGGAGGTTCAGAACACAAAGAGTCATGATGATGAAAAAGTGCTTGTCAGAAGACATTCAAGTGATTGTTACTGCAGGAAGATGAGAGTTAACGAAAAGACCATGTTCCCTCCGCCTATACCTTACATTGGACAGGCAGGAAAACCCTCTGTTTCTTTTCAGTCTTACAGACAAGATGGGAGATTTGTGTTGAAGGAGGTTAGGATACCCACACATGAGTGTCTTCAAGCTAGTAGGGAAGATGGACGGCTTCGTTTAAGCATTGTCCAACCAGGcaatgatgaagaagaagaagaagaagaagaagaagatgatgaagatgatgatgacatCGCTGCTGATGACGATGATATTGTTGTTGAGGGTGATGATGGCGGAGAAGGAGAGATGGATGATATTGAAAGGATAGAAGATGGTGTAGAAGAAGAGACACAGATAAGAGATGGTGTTAAAGGAGGAAGATGA
- the LOC110796082 gene encoding rho GTPase-activating protein 5 — translation MTEVLHSPSHFSSSPGSTPSDTLFCNQTQPYSQNPNSNSVDRRTASGVECDCDSNSSFGERSESLKRREKEREELSFLALLVALFRKSLISCTTDREDHISSGMDIGWPTNVRHVAHVTFDRFNGFLGLPVEFEPEVPRRAPSASTSVFGVSTESMQLSYDSRGNCVPTILILMQRRLCDQGGLQEEGIFRITADNSQEEFVRDQLNGGIIPDNIDVHCLAGLIKAWFRELPTGVLDPLEPDDVMQCQAEEDCVELVRLLPPTESSLLDWAINLMADVVQEEQYNKMNAHNIAMVFAPNMTQMADPLTALMYAVQVMNFLKTLITKKLQDREDAGMDPPFASCAGPSDGSGHQSPSEPCLGDYLGEESEGSEAEHYSSDDEPVFDSPHDTKQSEDGDESDDSPFHWQSFKGLQASLKIRTGPLFQSNTSIVRKDPVSLNGRPPVRPIVEKPKTMSNLSCVSSRIERIEAWR, via the exons ATGACAGAAGTACTGCATTCTCCATCCCATTTCTCATCATCTCCAGGAAGTACCCCTTCCGATACTTTGTTTTGCAACCAAACACAGCCTTATAGTCAAAACCCTAATTCGAATTCTGTAGATAGAAGAACAGCTAGTGGGGTTGAATGTGATTGTGATTCAAATTCAAGTTTTGGAGAGAGAAGTGAAAgtttgaagaggagagagaaagaaagggaAGAGCTTTCCTTCCTGGCTCTTCTTGTGGCCTTGTTTAGGAAATCATTGATCAGTTGCACAACTGATAGGGAAGATCATATTTCTTCCGGTATGGATATTGGTTGGCCTACCAATGTCCGACACGTGGCTCATGTCACATTTGATAGGTTTAATGGTTTCTTAGGTTTGCCTGTTGAGTTTGAACCTGAGGTTCCTAGAAGAGCTCCTAGTGCAAG TACATCTGTTTTTGGTGTTTCCACGGAATCCATGCAGCTCTCATATGACTCTAGAGGCAACTGTGTGCCAACAATACTTATATTGATGCAAAGGCGTCTTTGTGATCAAGGAGGCTTGCAG GAGGAGGGAATCTTTAGAATTACTGCAGATAACAGTCAGGAGGAATTTGTTAGGGACCAATTAAATGGGGGTATTATACCAGATAACATAGATGTTCATTGTCTAGCTGGCCTTATCAAG GCGTGGTTTAGAGAACTCCCAACTGGGGTTTTGGATCCCTTGGAACCTGATGATGTGATGCAGTGCCAGGCTGAAGAAGATTGTGTTGAGCTTGTGAGGCTGCTTCCTCCAACTGAGAGTTCTCTGCTTGATTGGGCCATCAACTTGATGGCTGATGTTGTTCAAGAAGAACAGTACAATAAGATGAATGCTCACAACATTGCTATGGTGTTTGCTCCAAATATGACACAG ATGGCAGATCCTTTGACTGCATTGATGTACGCTGTCCAAGTGATGAACTTCCTGAAAACCCTTATTACAAAAAAACTGCAAGACAGAGAAGATGCAGGAATGGACCCTCCTTTTGCTTCCTGTGCAGGACCTTCTGACGGGAGCGGACATCAAAGCCCGTCAGAGCCTTGTTTGGGAGATTATCTTGGTGAAGAGTCTGAGGGATCAGAGGCCGAACACTATTCATCTGATGATGAACCCGTTTTTGATAGTCCCCATGATACTAAGCAGTCTGAAGATGGAGATGAGTCTGATGATTCTCCGTTTCATTGGCAGTCTTTTAAGGGATTACAAGCGAGTCTAAAGATCCGTACAGGACCTCTGTTTCAATCAAATACCTCCATTGTCAGGAAGGACCCCGTGAGTTTAAACGGACGGCCACCTGTGCGACCAATAGTAGAGAAACCGAAGACTATGAGCAACCTGAGTTGTGTGAGTTCAAGGATAGAGCGTATTGAAGCATGGCGGTAA